CTCGCGTACTGCGTCCCGCAATTCCCGCAAGAGCGATACAATTTGCCGATGTTGGCGGCATAAAAGTTCTTGACGGCGACCAAACCCCCGCCGTTGTGCTGGAAGACTTTGTCGCTGGCACCGCgggcaccgccgccgttgacGTAGGAGGTTCCGGAGGTTTGGCGGAAGGTGGCGGCGTCCTCGCAGACGTCGGTCCACCAGACGTTGTTGAGGGTACAGGTTCCTTTGCAGTGGACGCCCTCGCCGTTGTTGGGACCGATGATGacgttggagagggttgcgCCCTCttggaggatgaagacggcGTCTTTCTCGCCGCCTTCGGACTGGTCGGAGCAGGTCGAGGGGGAGCGGTCCCATTGTTTCATACCGCCGTCGAGGGTTTGGCCGGCGGGGATGGTGCGGGCTGCGGAGAGGTGAGTTGTTGctgaggggatggggaaggtgCTGCGGAGGGCGGTGTTGGTTTGGGCGGTGGCTAGGCCGGCcatggaggcgaggaggagggtgagggggtgcattttgttggttttggggggagggttgaaAGTGGAGAGATGGatggcttggtggtgatggtgatggtctggACTCCTGGACAAGAAGAGATGTCTTTATACTTCTCCCCTGATGATATCAACATGTCATCCGATCCACCTTGCCTTGTAAACTGGACGGACTACTGCTACCAAACCAGGGAATGACTGCCGGTTTCATGATTGACAGACCCACCTGTCGTCTGGGATGGCCTGGCCGGGATTTTGTTTCGACTGCGGAAAGATTCTCCATCGTGTCTTTGTACAGGTGTATCTTCAGACACGATGTGGCGTCGGGTAGCTGCACCCCAGACAGTCCTGAGCAAtatttcttcatcttccgGTGTGTTTCGAGGCTGAGAGACGTTCAACTGACTTTCACTGCGGCCCTGCCAGTGGGATGGAGGCTGTCTGCCCAGCTCTGTGAAGTGAAATTCGCACGA
The sequence above is a segment of the Podospora pseudoanserina strain CBS 124.78 chromosome 5, whole genome shotgun sequence genome. Coding sequences within it:
- a CDS encoding hypothetical protein (CAZy:PL3; COG:G; EggNog:ENOG503P1J6) yields the protein MHPLTLLLASMAGLATAQTNTALRSTFPIPSATTHLSAARTIPAGQTLDGGMKQWDRSPSTCSDQSEGGEKDAVFILQEGATLSNVIIGPNNGEGVHCKGTCTLNNVWWTDVCEDAATFRQTSGTSYVNGGGARGASDKVFQHNGGGLVAVKNFYAANIGKLYRSCGNCGTQYARHSTFDNIKVEGSSQVVAGVNANFGDTTSVRNSCLLKGAACWIYQGNNSGKEPTKIGSGPSGTACATAAIKTSGC